From Anopheles funestus chromosome 3RL, idAnoFuneDA-416_04, whole genome shotgun sequence, a single genomic window includes:
- the LOC125768628 gene encoding flightin isoform X2, with protein sequence MDDGAASTGVIVKNKPGAKPLNIVDDFNRRKMPLYKHWVRPQFLQYNYMYDYRVNYYDDVIDYLDRRSRGVASEIPRPQTWAERVLRTQKNAPRDINDVYSYTSISHKKDDKKLMYTLRKSRPLVRLYLSSTYRGW encoded by the exons ATGGATGATGGTGCTGCATCCACTGGCGTCATTGTGAAGAACAAACCGGGCGCAAAGCCGCTGAACATCGTCGATGACTTCAACCGTCGCAAGATGCCGCTGTACAAGCACTGGGTTCG CCCACAATTCTTGCAATACAATTACATGTACGACTATCGCGTAAACTACTACGACGACGTCATCGACTATCTGGACCGGCGATCACGAGGAGTTGCGTCGGAAATTCCTCGTCCCCAGACCTGGGCTGAACGCGTCCTGAGAACCCAGAAGAA CGCCCCACGTGACATCAACGATGTGTACAGCTACACCAGCATCAGCCACAAGAAGGACGACAAGAAGCTTATGTACACGCTAA GGAAAAGTCGACCACTGGTAAGGCTCTATCTGAGCTCCACTTACCGAGGCTGGTGA
- the LOC125768628 gene encoding flightin isoform X1 codes for MDDGAASTGVIVKNKPGAKPLNIVDDFNRRKMPLYKHWVRPQFLQYNYMYDYRVNYYDDVIDYLDRRSRGVASEIPRPQTWAERVLRTQKNAPRDINDVYSYTSISHKKDDKKLMYTLSNQIKSYNCHSKAYTNRKYRKIL; via the exons ATGGATGATGGTGCTGCATCCACTGGCGTCATTGTGAAGAACAAACCGGGCGCAAAGCCGCTGAACATCGTCGATGACTTCAACCGTCGCAAGATGCCGCTGTACAAGCACTGGGTTCG CCCACAATTCTTGCAATACAATTACATGTACGACTATCGCGTAAACTACTACGACGACGTCATCGACTATCTGGACCGGCGATCACGAGGAGTTGCGTCGGAAATTCCTCGTCCCCAGACCTGGGCTGAACGCGTCCTGAGAACCCAGAAGAA CGCCCCACGTGACATCAACGATGTGTACAGCTACACCAGCATCAGCCACAAGAAGGACGACAAGAAGCTTATGTACACGCTAAGTAATCAGATCAAGTCGTACAACTGCCACTCGAAGGCATACACTAACAGAAAGTACCGCAAGATCCTCTAA